In a single window of the Anaerotruncus rubiinfantis genome:
- a CDS encoding recombinase family protein, with the protein MSVRIAVYSRKSVWTGKGESIENQVEMCRQYIESRIEGGKKAEVFIYEDEGFSGKNLDRPQFQKLLADSKKQKFNYIVCYRLDRISRSVGDFAPLVEDLIARGIGLVCIKEQFDTATPMGKAMMYVASVFAQLERETIAERVRDNMMLLARSGRWLGGTPPTGFLSERVGEAVLEGKVKTSCKLKPNPAEIGVVRLMFQKYLELRSLTGVSKFLIQKGIRNRSLAPYSVPGIKDILRNPVYCIADRDARDYFISNGSDVCFPETECSETRGLLSYNKRSYSRKTVSRLDKSQWIIAVGRHRGIVCGADWVKVQRLLKEKAEHNPQKPPQSFNGYSLLSGQIFCAKCGSRMFAKKRSNSDLLFDYICGSKLRSGNLCRCQNLGGQQADGLVCDYLLGFAHGDTGILDLLDDLQRKFQNGDSEAPVQFLDALIEKTCREMDSLVAALVSAGASEPLVRRVSARMEQLNAELDRMEEEKKRLEAAQNSGKPSLAELSAALANFPDCFAQMTIHEKRDFVRLFVEKLVWDGMDLHIYLYGDPPRGAGEITKQKVSVSREWHSQR; encoded by the coding sequence ATGTCTGTGCGGATTGCCGTCTATAGCCGAAAATCGGTCTGGACCGGCAAGGGTGAATCGATCGAAAACCAGGTGGAGATGTGCCGCCAGTATATCGAAAGCCGAATCGAAGGCGGGAAAAAGGCGGAAGTTTTTATCTATGAGGACGAAGGCTTTTCGGGGAAGAACCTTGACCGGCCGCAGTTCCAAAAGCTGCTGGCTGATTCCAAAAAGCAGAAGTTTAACTATATTGTCTGTTATCGGCTTGACCGTATCAGCCGCAGCGTTGGAGATTTCGCACCGCTTGTGGAGGATTTGATCGCCCGCGGGATCGGTTTGGTCTGTATCAAGGAACAATTTGATACGGCAACGCCAATGGGCAAGGCGATGATGTATGTTGCCAGTGTGTTTGCCCAGCTGGAGCGGGAAACCATTGCCGAACGGGTACGGGACAACATGATGCTTCTGGCGCGGTCGGGACGCTGGCTGGGCGGTACGCCGCCGACCGGATTTCTGTCCGAGCGGGTTGGGGAAGCGGTTTTGGAAGGGAAAGTCAAGACCTCCTGCAAACTTAAACCGAATCCAGCCGAAATCGGGGTGGTCAGGCTCATGTTCCAAAAATATCTGGAGCTGCGTTCATTGACCGGGGTGTCAAAGTTCCTGATCCAAAAAGGGATCAGGAATCGAAGTTTAGCCCCCTATTCGGTTCCGGGGATCAAAGACATCCTGCGAAACCCGGTCTACTGCATTGCGGATCGGGACGCACGGGATTATTTTATCAGCAACGGCTCGGATGTCTGTTTCCCGGAAACGGAATGTTCCGAAACGCGAGGGCTGCTTTCCTATAACAAACGCAGTTACAGCCGTAAAACCGTTTCCCGGTTGGATAAATCCCAATGGATCATTGCAGTCGGAAGGCACCGCGGGATCGTGTGCGGTGCCGACTGGGTGAAGGTGCAGCGGCTTCTGAAGGAAAAAGCCGAGCACAACCCTCAAAAGCCGCCGCAGAGCTTTAACGGCTATTCTCTGCTCTCGGGACAGATTTTTTGTGCCAAGTGCGGTTCCCGCATGTTTGCCAAAAAACGCAGCAACAGTGACCTGCTGTTCGATTACATCTGTGGCAGCAAGTTGCGATCTGGAAACTTGTGCAGATGCCAGAATCTTGGCGGGCAACAGGCGGACGGTCTGGTTTGCGATTATCTGCTCGGATTTGCACACGGGGATACCGGAATTTTGGATCTGCTGGACGACCTGCAAAGAAAGTTCCAAAATGGAGATTCGGAGGCTCCTGTGCAGTTTTTGGACGCATTAATTGAAAAAACCTGCCGTGAGATGGACAGCCTGGTTGCGGCACTGGTTTCGGCAGGGGCAAGCGAGCCGCTCGTACGACGGGTCAGCGCGCGGATGGAGCAGCTGAATGCGGAACTAGACAGGATGGAGGAAGAGAAAAAAAGGCTGGAGGCCGCGCAAAATTCAGGGAAACCGTCTCTTGCGGAACTTTCCGCCGCGCTTGCCAATTTTCCGGACTGCTTTGCACAGATGACCATTCACGAGAAGCGGGATTTCGTCCGTCTGTTTGTGGAGAAGCTCGTTTGGGATGGGATGGATCTGCACATTTACCTCTATGGAGATCCGCCGCGCGGAGCGGGTGAAATTACAAAGCAAAAAGTTTCTGTTTCCCGGGAATGGCATTCCCAACGCTGA
- a CDS encoding helix-turn-helix transcriptional regulator → MMNTLADRLNQIIAEQKITKREFAQRIGVGETYVYVITGGGRKNNLNKNISPALARVIGTEFGYDPDWILHGCAQDAKNLEQLRQDTIGQVEKLGPEDLIALQRFLSKLRER, encoded by the coding sequence ATGATGAACACCTTAGCTGACCGGCTGAATCAAATTATTGCTGAGCAGAAGATCACCAAACGGGAGTTCGCCCAGCGTATCGGCGTAGGGGAAACCTACGTGTATGTAATCACCGGGGGCGGTCGCAAAAATAACCTGAACAAGAATATCTCTCCGGCTCTTGCCCGGGTGATCGGGACGGAATTCGGCTATGATCCCGACTGGATTTTGCATGGCTGCGCGCAGGATGCCAAAAATCTCGAGCAGCTTCGGCAGGATACGATTGGGCAGGTGGAAAAGCTTGGTCCGGAGGATTTGATTGCCCTGCAGAGATTTTTGTCGAAACTTCGGGAGAGGTGA
- a CDS encoding HPr family phosphocarrier protein yields MINENIKTTAYLIRSPYDLYGRNAQRFHSKVHELGGVILIGKPEENRTCRADSLLGILSLGVHKGDTIELVVRADSGVCAAEALWEISESL; encoded by the coding sequence TTGATCAATGAAAATATAAAGACGACCGCTTATCTGATCCGTTCGCCGTACGACCTTTATGGACGCAATGCCCAGCGTTTTCACAGCAAGGTTCATGAACTGGGCGGCGTTATCCTCATTGGAAAACCGGAAGAAAACCGCACCTGCCGTGCGGACAGCCTGCTGGGAATTTTATCCCTCGGTGTACACAAGGGTGATACGATCGAGCTGGTGGTGCGCGCCGACAGCGGCGTGTGTGCTGCGGAAGCCCTTTGGGAGATTTCGGAATCGCTTTAA
- a CDS encoding putative ABC transporter permease — translation MTKLKEYAAVCTVGSMGYSLIEIVWRGFTHWTMAVTGGIGFLLLYLTNLRMAGKTLLSRCAAGCAVLTSVEFLAGCIVNKLFGLQVWDYSKEQGNLMGQVCPLYAILWFLLCVPVMPLANAIRNRLSPPPASCEIIT, via the coding sequence ATGACCAAATTGAAAGAATATGCGGCGGTCTGTACGGTCGGTTCGATGGGCTACAGCCTGATCGAAATTGTCTGGCGTGGGTTTACCCACTGGACGATGGCCGTCACCGGAGGAATTGGTTTTCTGCTGCTCTATCTGACCAATCTGCGCATGGCCGGGAAAACATTGCTCAGCCGCTGCGCCGCTGGCTGTGCGGTGCTCACTTCGGTGGAGTTTCTCGCGGGCTGCATCGTCAATAAGCTGTTCGGCCTGCAGGTCTGGGATTATTCAAAGGAACAGGGAAACCTGATGGGGCAGGTATGCCCGTTATATGCAATCCTCTGGTTTTTGCTCTGTGTGCCGGTGATGCCGTTGGCAAATGCCATCCGGAACAGGCTGTCACCGCCGCCGGCCAGCTGTGAGATCATCACCTGA
- a CDS encoding TIGR00266 family protein, whose product MQYQIEGTPLPVVICNLQANEQMITERGSMSWMSPNMKMETTSGGGVGKALGRMFAGEALFQNRYTAQGGPGMIAFASSFPGSIRALSILPDRPMIVQKSAFLASETTVELSVFFQKKLGAGFFGGEGFIMQKLSGSGTAFVEIDGHAIEYNLAAGEQIIVDTGYLAAMDASCGIEIVSVPGVKNMLFGGEGIFNTVVKGPGQVILQTMPISAVAGTLRPFFPASK is encoded by the coding sequence ATGCAGTATCAGATCGAGGGAACCCCGCTGCCGGTTGTTATCTGCAACCTGCAGGCCAATGAACAGATGATCACCGAACGCGGAAGCATGAGTTGGATGAGCCCGAATATGAAGATGGAAACCACCTCGGGCGGCGGCGTGGGCAAGGCGCTCGGCCGGATGTTCGCGGGCGAGGCGCTTTTCCAGAACCGCTATACCGCACAGGGCGGGCCGGGAATGATCGCCTTCGCTTCAAGCTTTCCGGGCTCGATCCGCGCCCTCTCCATCCTGCCTGACCGCCCAATGATCGTCCAGAAAAGCGCTTTCCTTGCGAGCGAAACCACTGTGGAGCTCTCAGTTTTTTTCCAGAAAAAGCTCGGCGCAGGCTTTTTTGGCGGTGAAGGATTCATCATGCAGAAACTTTCCGGCAGCGGTACCGCCTTTGTCGAAATTGATGGTCATGCCATCGAGTATAACCTTGCGGCGGGCGAGCAGATAATCGTCGACACCGGCTATCTCGCGGCGATGGACGCCTCCTGCGGCATCGAGATTGTCTCGGTCCCCGGTGTAAAGAATATGCTTTTCGGGGGAGAAGGCATTTTCAACACAGTGGTCAAGGGTCCCGGGCAGGTCATCCTGCAGACCATGCCGATCAGTGCCGTCGCCGGCACGCTGCGCCCCTTCTTCCCCGCCTCCAAATAG